The following proteins are encoded in a genomic region of Reichenbachiella sp.:
- a CDS encoding PadR family transcriptional regulator yields MKGHIGEFEELVLLTIAVLGEQAYGVAVLEDIQERANRKISIGALHSTITRLEEKGFITSYMGEPTQERGGRRKRYFHLTASAKQALADMKSLRNELWNLSNLELSSQ; encoded by the coding sequence ATGAAGGGACATATTGGCGAATTTGAAGAACTAGTCCTCCTGACCATCGCGGTATTGGGAGAACAGGCTTATGGCGTTGCGGTATTGGAAGATATCCAAGAACGTGCCAACAGAAAAATAAGCATCGGAGCACTCCACTCTACCATAACCAGGTTAGAAGAAAAAGGATTCATCACATCGTATATGGGTGAGCCGACACAGGAGCGCGGAGGAAGGCGCAAACGCTACTTTCATCTGACAGCATCTGCCAAACAAGCATTAGCTGATATGAAAAGCCTCCGCAATGAATTGTGGAATTTGTCAAATCTAGAACTCAGCTCGCAATGA
- a CDS encoding ABC transporter permease → MKNQGQKTQQPPQLATRLFFWMAGSAAVEDLYGDMEEIYFSNVDKYGKSKANRMFWKQVLSLVFSYALKSRKANAAHSYRASSISPALLYNFFKVSMRTLIRHRSFSIINILGLSLGMSICLLSITMYYSIQQFDLFHINKDRIYTVNTLVINNQVNDKFATTAPYVHDNLKSYTNQIEEVVAINDGFSGEVKINQNTLPVSGLYVPPAFLKIFTFPLMAGNESTALQEPFSIILTEKAALRLFGHTNVIGDAIELENKGTFQVTGIMKDYPGASHLQFESLVSYSTLDAIEPGLNKRFEDYRFYTNSYTYLLLQKGSTPEQLKIPLEQIAQELSNPDETLELNLQPVTNIAAGENINYSIGPSFDRLTMAFFILLTLIILAPACFNYANLSMARALKRSKEIGMRKVVGGGRRDIFIQFIFETFIITSIALFGAIYIFTIIREEYLAMIIGAEMLDLSINLPVMVAFVGFAVFTSLLAGVIPATYFSKMRAISSLRGGGKAGVLFKSKLRNGLTVFQFCLSTFFIFGAIAMISQYYHSMNYDKGFDEKGKVIIPLHNIEPEIIAHEYSNFPEVSEIAFSSGIPGTHSNNEVWVQTYQVEDSVAVHQMFVDNSFLELMGFKLIRGHSFIENLNQDNEIQIIVNKTFAQSMALAENEIIDKTFRLPHGLTARVIGVIDDFNHLPVMKQIQPFFFRYDPSKFSFATLKVDTQNVFETATKFEQKWEALNDLIPYEFTFLEDKLNAIYDQLKNPIKMFGFLSFLAVSIACLGLLGMVVFTMENKVKEIGIRKVMGASVPQLTRHLSQGFLKLMLLALVITIPLAYAVYEFMLQRIIFYNKTIGLVEILSSILILSLLGSITVFSQTIKSAKLNPVDNLRYE, encoded by the coding sequence ATGAAAAATCAAGGTCAAAAAACTCAACAACCGCCTCAGCTCGCTACTCGCCTTTTCTTCTGGATGGCTGGATCAGCCGCTGTAGAAGATCTCTATGGAGATATGGAAGAAATATATTTTTCTAATGTAGATAAGTATGGCAAGTCAAAAGCCAATCGAATGTTTTGGAAGCAAGTGCTTTCACTGGTTTTCTCGTATGCCCTAAAATCAAGAAAAGCTAATGCAGCTCACTCATACAGAGCCAGCAGCATCTCTCCAGCATTACTATACAACTTTTTTAAAGTCTCCATGCGTACCTTGATCAGGCATCGATCATTTTCTATAATTAACATTCTAGGACTGTCCCTCGGTATGTCAATCTGTTTACTCAGTATCACCATGTACTACAGTATTCAGCAGTTTGATTTGTTTCATATAAACAAAGATCGAATCTATACCGTCAACACATTGGTAATCAATAATCAAGTCAATGACAAGTTCGCTACAACAGCTCCTTACGTTCATGACAATTTGAAATCCTACACTAACCAAATAGAAGAAGTAGTCGCCATTAATGATGGATTCTCAGGAGAGGTCAAGATCAATCAAAATACACTGCCTGTTTCAGGGTTGTACGTACCACCGGCATTTCTAAAAATCTTCACTTTTCCACTGATGGCAGGTAATGAGTCCACTGCCCTTCAAGAACCATTCAGCATCATTCTAACTGAAAAAGCTGCATTGCGGCTGTTCGGGCATACCAACGTAATTGGAGATGCTATAGAACTAGAAAACAAGGGGACATTTCAAGTCACAGGTATAATGAAAGACTACCCGGGGGCTTCTCATTTGCAGTTCGAATCTCTAGTTTCCTACAGTACCCTGGATGCTATTGAACCTGGACTGAATAAGCGGTTTGAGGACTATCGTTTTTACACCAATAGTTACACCTATCTTCTGCTCCAGAAAGGCAGTACTCCAGAACAGCTCAAAATCCCATTGGAACAAATTGCTCAGGAGTTGTCTAACCCGGACGAAACGCTTGAGTTGAACTTACAACCTGTCACTAATATTGCTGCCGGAGAAAACATCAACTACTCCATAGGGCCATCATTCGATCGACTAACCATGGCTTTTTTTATTCTACTGACACTAATCATCCTGGCTCCTGCCTGTTTCAATTATGCCAATCTATCCATGGCAAGAGCATTGAAAAGATCCAAAGAAATAGGCATGAGAAAAGTAGTTGGTGGTGGGCGACGGGATATTTTTATTCAGTTCATATTTGAAACTTTCATCATTACCTCTATTGCCTTATTTGGCGCTATTTATATATTCACTATCATTAGAGAAGAATATCTGGCGATGATCATAGGTGCCGAGATGCTTGATTTAAGTATAAACCTTCCGGTGATGGTCGCATTTGTTGGCTTTGCTGTTTTTACCAGTCTATTGGCGGGTGTAATACCTGCCACCTATTTTTCCAAAATGAGAGCTATCTCATCCTTAAGAGGAGGGGGCAAAGCCGGGGTTTTATTCAAATCAAAGCTCAGAAACGGACTAACAGTATTTCAATTTTGTCTTTCAACGTTTTTCATCTTTGGTGCTATTGCGATGATTTCACAGTATTATCATTCAATGAATTACGACAAAGGATTCGATGAGAAGGGAAAAGTAATTATTCCTTTGCACAATATCGAACCTGAGATTATTGCACACGAATATTCGAATTTCCCCGAAGTATCTGAAATTGCCTTTTCTTCAGGAATTCCGGGCACCCATTCCAATAATGAGGTTTGGGTTCAAACTTACCAAGTCGAAGACTCGGTCGCGGTGCATCAAATGTTTGTTGACAATTCATTTCTCGAACTAATGGGATTCAAATTAATTCGGGGCCATTCATTCATTGAGAATCTTAATCAGGATAATGAAATACAAATTATTGTCAACAAAACCTTTGCTCAATCCATGGCATTAGCTGAAAATGAAATAATAGATAAAACATTCAGATTGCCTCATGGACTTACCGCTAGAGTTATTGGAGTGATCGATGATTTCAATCATTTGCCGGTAATGAAACAAATTCAACCATTCTTTTTTAGATACGACCCTAGCAAATTCTCATTCGCCACATTAAAGGTGGATACTCAGAATGTTTTTGAAACCGCAACGAAATTCGAACAAAAATGGGAAGCCTTGAATGACCTAATTCCCTACGAATTCACGTTTCTGGAAGATAAACTTAATGCCATATATGATCAGCTGAAAAACCCAATTAAGATGTTCGGTTTTCTAAGTTTCTTGGCTGTAAGTATTGCGTGTCTTGGCTTGCTTGGAATGGTCGTCTTCACAATGGAAAACAAAGTGAAAGAAATTGGGATTCGCAAAGTAATGGGAGCATCCGTTCCTCAACTTACACGTCATCTATCTCAGGGTTTCCTAAAACTGATGCTACTTGCATTGGTAATAACCATTCCTCTCGCCTATGCAGTTTATGAGTTTATGCTGCAGCGGATTATCTTTTATAACAAAACAATCGGATTGGTAGAAATTCTTTCAAGTATCCTAATTCTTTCTTTGCTCGGTTCTATCACGGTATTTTCGCAAACCATCAAATCAGCCAAACTCAATCCCGTTGACAATTTGCGATACGAATAA
- the nqrE gene encoding NADH:ubiquinone reductase (Na(+)-transporting) subunit E, whose translation MEAFNIFIKSAFIDNMVFAYFLGMCSFLAVSKKVSTGLGLGAAVIFVLTITVPINWLLQEYVLKEGALVWLNGSFETIDLSFLQFIMFIAIIAAMVQLVEMIIEKVSPSLYGSLGIFLPLIAVNCAILGASLFMVQRDYSIVEATAYGAGSGFGWFLAIIALAAIREKLKYSNVPNGLKGLGITMILTGLMGIAFKSFIGIVL comes from the coding sequence ATGGAAGCATTTAATATATTCATCAAAAGCGCATTTATCGACAACATGGTGTTCGCATACTTCTTGGGTATGTGTTCGTTCTTGGCGGTATCTAAAAAAGTATCTACAGGTCTTGGACTTGGAGCTGCGGTTATCTTCGTATTGACAATTACTGTACCGATCAACTGGTTGCTACAAGAGTACGTGTTGAAAGAAGGTGCCTTGGTATGGCTGAACGGTAGTTTCGAAACCATCGACTTGAGTTTCTTACAATTCATCATGTTTATTGCGATTATCGCGGCGATGGTGCAGCTGGTAGAAATGATCATTGAAAAAGTTTCTCCTTCACTATACGGATCATTGGGTATCTTCTTGCCATTGATCGCTGTAAACTGTGCGATTCTTGGAGCGTCACTTTTCATGGTGCAGAGAGATTACTCTATCGTAGAGGCTACGGCTTACGGTGCAGGATCTGGTTTCGGCTGGTTCTTGGCGATCATTGCTTTGGCAGCGATCAGAGAGAAATTGAAATACTCCAATGTACCTAACGGTTTGAAAGGATTAGGAATTACAATGATCCTTACCGGATTGATGGGTATCGCCTTCAAATCCTTCATCGGAATTGTGCTCTAA
- a CDS encoding NADH:ubiquinone reductase (Na(+)-transporting) subunit D codes for MSTETLEQAIVKEPAEPLLSKRRKKFITDPLNDDNPITIQVLGICSALAVTVKMEPTLVMSIAVLFVIVFSNLIISLMRDIIPGRVRIIVQLAIVATLVTLVSEVLKAYLFDMYKVLGAFVGLIITNCIVMGRLEAFAMANKAYDSVLDGLGSGFGYAWIILTVAFFRELFGSGTVFDVPVYATLSEWTGGLVNIQTNGLMVDSIGAFMVLGILIWVQRTQNGYVEH; via the coding sequence ATGAGTACAGAAACTTTGGAACAAGCGATAGTAAAAGAGCCAGCAGAGCCTTTATTGTCGAAAAGAAGGAAGAAGTTCATCACTGATCCACTGAACGATGATAACCCGATTACCATACAAGTATTGGGTATTTGTTCAGCACTAGCAGTAACAGTAAAGATGGAGCCAACATTGGTGATGTCTATCGCTGTGTTGTTTGTGATTGTATTTTCAAACTTGATTATCTCTTTGATGAGAGATATCATTCCTGGTCGTGTAAGAATTATTGTGCAGTTGGCGATTGTGGCTACTTTGGTAACCTTGGTTAGTGAAGTGCTAAAAGCTTATTTGTTCGACATGTATAAAGTACTGGGAGCTTTCGTTGGGCTGATTATTACGAACTGTATTGTAATGGGTCGTTTGGAAGCATTTGCCATGGCCAATAAAGCTTATGATTCTGTACTAGATGGTTTGGGTAGTGGATTTGGTTATGCTTGGATCATTCTGACAGTAGCTTTCTTCAGAGAGTTATTCGGTTCAGGAACTGTATTTGACGTGCCGGTTTATGCCACATTGTCTGAATGGACAGGCGGTTTGGTAAACATACAAACCAACGGATTGATGGTAGATTCTATCGGAGCCTTTATGGTATTGGGAATTTTGATCTGGGTGCAAAGAACACAAAACGGATACGTAGAACACTAA
- the nqrC gene encoding NADH:ubiquinone reductase (Na(+)-transporting) subunit C gives MQRSNLYIVVFSAILTIVLGGLLSGTSVVLKPLQDKQVELDTKKKILGAVMDISNIEDANEILALYDKRVTSTVVDINGEPMATDAKGNPLVAEKIDFQKNHNKFKKDVESRPYPVFMYMKEDGSGVDAYIFPMFGAGLWDWISGFVAVDSDLNTVRGVAFDHKSETPGLGARITDEAVKARFVGKKLYDASGTLQSVNMIKGEKGEPLDDHHIDGMSGATLTGKGLNAMLMDYFGYYGAYIDKVKAVNEPVAQVVEPATEVEEETAE, from the coding sequence GTGCAACGGTCTAATTTATATATAGTAGTCTTCTCCGCCATACTGACCATAGTATTGGGTGGATTGTTGTCTGGAACTTCAGTAGTGCTGAAGCCTTTGCAAGACAAGCAGGTAGAATTGGATACCAAAAAGAAAATTTTGGGAGCTGTAATGGATATTTCGAATATCGAAGATGCCAATGAAATTTTGGCACTTTATGATAAAAGAGTGACTTCTACAGTAGTTGATATCAACGGTGAGCCGATGGCAACGGATGCTAAAGGCAACCCATTAGTAGCGGAAAAAATCGACTTTCAAAAGAATCACAACAAATTCAAGAAGGACGTGGAATCTAGACCTTATCCAGTTTTCATGTATATGAAAGAAGACGGATCTGGAGTAGATGCTTATATCTTCCCGATGTTCGGAGCCGGTCTTTGGGATTGGATTTCTGGTTTCGTGGCTGTTGATTCTGATTTGAATACCGTTCGTGGTGTGGCATTTGACCACAAGTCTGAGACACCAGGGCTAGGGGCTAGAATCACCGACGAGGCTGTAAAAGCTAGATTTGTAGGCAAAAAGCTTTATGATGCATCTGGCACGTTGCAATCGGTAAACATGATCAAAGGTGAAAAAGGCGAGCCTTTGGATGATCATCATATTGATGGTATGTCTGGAGCTACATTGACTGGTAAAGGTTTGAATGCCATGTTGATGGACTACTTTGGATACTATGGCGCTTATATCGACAAGGTAAAAGCAGTTAACGAGCCAGTGGCTCAGGTAGTTGAACCTGCTACGGAAGTAGAAGAAGAAACTGCGGAATAA
- a CDS encoding NADH:ubiquinone reductase (Na(+)-transporting) subunit B: MKFIEDIFAKVRPNFEKGGKWEKFFYIYEAHETLFLAPNSTTGAKGAQIKDAIDMKRMMMTVIIAMIPCLLFGIWNAGHQHYLAIGQVADLASEILLGATLVVPILIVSYSVGLGIEFTFATIRKHEVNEGFLVTGMLIPLVMPPTIPLWQVGLATAFAVIIGKEAFGGTGMNILNVALTARAFLYFAYPSQISGDVWSYLGSEQAVAGFSGATPLAIGAAAVEGNQSMLSMMGDMWSEGLYSFNSLFMGIIPGSIGETSTLMCLIGAAILIITGVGSWKIITSVFAGAFVMATICNLLGANEYMLLPAHYHLVIGGLAFGAVFMASDPVTATQTETGKWIYGFLIGMLTIIIRVFNPAYPEGIMLAILLMNVFAPLIDYYVVAANKKRRLKRATV, from the coding sequence ATGAAGTTTATAGAAGACATATTTGCGAAGGTTCGCCCCAACTTTGAGAAAGGTGGTAAGTGGGAGAAGTTTTTCTATATATACGAAGCGCATGAGACGCTCTTTCTAGCACCAAACAGCACTACTGGTGCAAAAGGTGCACAGATCAAAGATGCGATCGACATGAAACGTATGATGATGACAGTGATCATCGCCATGATTCCATGTTTGTTGTTTGGTATTTGGAATGCAGGTCATCAGCACTATTTGGCCATCGGTCAGGTAGCTGATTTAGCTAGTGAAATATTATTAGGAGCCACATTGGTAGTGCCGATCTTGATTGTTTCTTATTCAGTGGGTCTGGGTATTGAATTCACATTCGCAACAATCAGAAAGCACGAAGTAAACGAAGGGTTCCTTGTGACTGGAATGTTGATTCCTTTGGTTATGCCTCCTACCATTCCATTGTGGCAAGTAGGTTTGGCTACAGCTTTTGCTGTAATCATTGGAAAAGAAGCATTTGGTGGTACAGGAATGAATATTTTGAACGTGGCTTTGACGGCCAGAGCGTTCTTATATTTTGCTTATCCCTCTCAAATTTCAGGTGATGTTTGGTCTTACCTAGGTAGCGAACAAGCAGTTGCTGGGTTCTCAGGAGCTACACCACTAGCCATCGGAGCTGCTGCAGTAGAAGGCAACCAATCTATGCTGAGTATGATGGGAGATATGTGGTCCGAAGGGCTTTATAGTTTCAATAGCTTATTTATGGGAATTATCCCTGGTAGTATTGGAGAGACGTCTACATTGATGTGCTTAATCGGTGCAGCCATATTGATTATTACGGGAGTAGGTAGCTGGAAAATAATTACAAGTGTATTTGCTGGAGCTTTTGTGATGGCAACGATTTGTAACCTGCTAGGAGCTAATGAATATATGTTGCTACCTGCACACTATCACTTGGTGATCGGTGGTTTGGCTTTCGGAGCGGTGTTCATGGCATCAGATCCTGTAACGGCGACTCAGACTGAAACTGGAAAATGGATTTATGGATTCCTAATCGGAATGCTGACCATTATCATAAGAGTATTTAACCCAGCTTACCCAGAGGGTATCATGCTGGCCATTTTATTAATGAACGTATTTGCTCCACTTATCGATTATTATGTGGTAGCTGCTAACAAGAAAAGGAGGTTGAAACGTGCAACGGTCTAA
- a CDS encoding Na(+)-translocating NADH-quinone reductase subunit A → MSQNIKLKKGFDINLAGKAEKKIGELPPAETYAIKPTDFVGMSRPKLLVKEGDNVKAGTPIMIDKLVEDVMYSSPVSGEIAEVVRGAKRKILEIRILADKEVSFESFDKHDDVKGVSKEAAIEQMTKGGVWPNIIQRPFGVVADPNDSPKNIFVSALDTHPLAPDMNYILEGQKKYFDAGISILSKLTEGTVHVNMDVKDSSDLFKSTEAQVNTVSGPHPAGNVGVQIHHLAPINKGEVSWTVHPYGVAQIGKLFLEGKYDASKVIALAGSEVKAPQYYKTYSGAAINKLIDGTIKDGYVRYISGNVLTGNQINSTGYLGFYHNQLTVIPEGDYYELFGWILPTTNRLSFHRAFGLLSFLGGKKKEFVLDTNNRGQHRAFVQTGAFEKVTPMDILPTYLLKAILAEDFDDMEGLGIYEVIEEDLALCEFIDVSKNDVQAILREGLDLVKNS, encoded by the coding sequence ATGTCTCAGAATATAAAGCTTAAGAAGGGATTCGATATCAATCTCGCAGGAAAAGCTGAAAAAAAAATCGGAGAGCTCCCACCAGCGGAGACTTACGCCATTAAACCTACAGATTTTGTTGGTATGAGCCGTCCAAAACTTCTAGTGAAGGAAGGCGACAACGTGAAGGCTGGAACCCCAATCATGATCGACAAACTGGTCGAAGATGTGATGTACTCGTCGCCTGTGAGCGGAGAGATCGCAGAAGTGGTAAGAGGCGCTAAAAGAAAAATATTAGAAATCAGAATCTTGGCTGACAAAGAAGTGTCTTTCGAGTCGTTCGATAAGCACGACGATGTGAAAGGAGTCTCTAAAGAGGCAGCTATAGAGCAGATGACTAAAGGAGGTGTTTGGCCTAATATCATCCAGCGCCCTTTCGGTGTGGTGGCTGATCCAAACGATTCCCCAAAAAATATTTTTGTGTCTGCATTGGATACGCATCCTTTGGCTCCGGATATGAACTATATCCTGGAAGGCCAGAAAAAATATTTTGATGCTGGTATCAGCATCCTTTCAAAATTGACTGAAGGTACAGTTCATGTAAATATGGATGTGAAAGATTCTTCAGACTTGTTCAAATCGACTGAAGCGCAAGTGAATACGGTTTCTGGCCCACACCCTGCGGGTAACGTAGGTGTTCAGATTCACCACTTGGCACCTATCAATAAGGGAGAAGTTTCTTGGACAGTGCACCCATACGGTGTGGCGCAAATCGGTAAACTTTTCTTGGAAGGTAAATATGATGCTTCTAAGGTGATTGCCTTGGCAGGATCTGAAGTGAAGGCTCCACAATATTATAAGACTTATTCTGGTGCTGCGATCAACAAATTGATCGACGGTACAATCAAGGATGGTTATGTGAGATACATTTCTGGAAATGTATTGACAGGAAATCAAATTAACTCTACAGGTTACTTAGGATTCTACCACAATCAATTGACCGTAATTCCTGAAGGAGATTACTACGAATTGTTCGGATGGATTTTACCTACGACTAACCGTTTGAGTTTCCACAGAGCCTTTGGGTTGTTGTCTTTCCTTGGTGGAAAGAAAAAAGAATTTGTGCTAGACACCAACAACAGAGGTCAGCACAGAGCATTCGTTCAGACAGGTGCTTTCGAGAAGGTGACACCAATGGACATTCTTCCTACTTATTTATTGAAAGCCATCCTTGCGGAGGATTTTGATGATATGGAAGGCTTGGGAATTTATGAAGTCATCGAAGAGGATTTGGCACTTTGTGAATTTATCGACGTGTCTAAGAACGATGTTCAGGCCATTTTAAGAGAAGGACTAGATCTAGTAAAAAATAGTTAA
- a CDS encoding metal-dependent hydrolase → MASAFGHAVVAVALGKSLPKTLGSWKVILVGVICTVIPDLDVITFKMGIPYDSFWGHRGFSHSLLFALVFAVLCATGFSIKGFTWKRWLMLTLFFFLCTASHAVLDAMTNGGLGVAFFSPWDNTRYFFPWQPIAVSPIGAARFFSQRGFEVLKSEALWIGIPCVTIYLLAVVLKSRITDE, encoded by the coding sequence ATGGCTTCGGCATTTGGGCATGCTGTAGTAGCCGTCGCGTTAGGCAAAAGTTTACCAAAAACACTTGGTAGCTGGAAGGTAATTTTAGTTGGAGTGATCTGCACCGTGATTCCGGATTTAGATGTCATCACTTTCAAAATGGGCATTCCATATGATAGTTTTTGGGGACATCGGGGCTTCTCGCACTCCTTGCTGTTTGCACTCGTTTTTGCAGTGCTATGTGCTACAGGATTTTCAATCAAAGGCTTTACATGGAAACGATGGCTAATGCTCACTCTTTTCTTTTTTTTATGCACTGCCTCTCATGCTGTTCTTGATGCCATGACGAATGGTGGATTAGGGGTAGCCTTCTTCTCTCCCTGGGATAACACCAGATATTTTTTCCCTTGGCAACCCATTGCGGTTTCTCCTATAGGAGCAGCCAGGTTTTTTTCTCAACGGGGGTTTGAAGTGTTAAAAAGCGAAGCCCTATGGATAGGCATTCCTTGTGTTACTATCTATTTATTGGCTGTCGTCTTAAAAAGTAGAATCACCGATGAATAA
- a CDS encoding 4-hydroxy-3-methylbut-2-enyl diphosphate reductase, which produces MHIEIDKNSGYCFGVEYAIEMAEDELNESGQLYCLGDIVHNHMEVERLAAKGLVIISNEDLKDLKDCKVLIRAHGEPPETYKIAIENNIELIDASCPVVLKLQNRVKGSFDQMEEQDGQIVIYGKPGHAEVIGLTGQTKEKAIIVMEDEDLEQIDFSKPVTLYSQTTKSTKGFYRLKEMIEQRILDAKGQPLEVTDFKANDSICRQVSNREPSMEKFSQKHDVIIFVSGKKSSNGRALYGVCKNFNERSYFVGSEEEIDLDWIKPSDSIGICGATSTPMWLMEQVRDYIQKQFETASV; this is translated from the coding sequence ATGCACATAGAGATAGACAAAAATTCAGGTTATTGCTTCGGAGTAGAGTATGCTATTGAGATGGCCGAAGACGAACTCAATGAGAGCGGTCAACTTTACTGTTTGGGTGACATTGTGCACAATCACATGGAAGTTGAACGATTGGCAGCCAAAGGATTGGTTATTATTAGTAATGAAGACCTGAAAGACTTAAAAGATTGTAAAGTGTTGATTCGTGCGCATGGTGAACCACCGGAGACTTATAAAATTGCGATCGAAAACAATATTGAACTCATCGATGCTTCCTGCCCTGTGGTGTTGAAATTGCAAAACCGAGTGAAAGGATCCTTCGACCAGATGGAAGAGCAGGATGGTCAGATCGTGATCTATGGCAAGCCTGGTCATGCGGAGGTCATAGGACTCACTGGTCAAACCAAAGAAAAAGCCATCATCGTGATGGAAGATGAAGACCTGGAGCAAATCGATTTTTCAAAGCCTGTTACGCTCTATAGCCAAACTACCAAAAGCACTAAAGGTTTCTATCGCCTGAAGGAAATGATCGAGCAGCGAATTCTAGACGCAAAGGGCCAACCACTAGAAGTGACTGATTTCAAGGCCAACGATAGCATCTGTCGACAAGTCTCTAATCGAGAGCCGAGCATGGAGAAGTTTTCCCAAAAACATGATGTGATCATTTTCGTCAGTGGCAAGAAAAGCTCTAATGGTCGGGCACTTTATGGCGTATGCAAAAACTTCAATGAACGAAGTTACTTTGTAGGCAGCGAAGAAGAAATCGACCTAGACTGGATCAAGCCTTCTGATTCTATTGGAATCTGTGGAGCCACTTCTACCCCGATGTGGTTGATGGAGCAAGTCAGAGATTATATTCAGAAGCAGTTCGAAACTGCTAGCGTCTAA
- the cmk gene encoding (d)CMP kinase: MRKIIIAIDGYSACGKSSTAKRVAAALNYGYVDTGAMYRSVTLYFLEHYIDLTNPKSVSKALSDISITFHHNESNGQSETFLNGLNVEDKIREMEISQKVSEVAAIKAVREAMVKQQQKMGKSKGIVMDGRDIGSVVFPEAELKIFMNADFDVRAERRQKELFDKDNLVDLDEVKENLRKRDKIDTTREESPLIKPKDSVEVDTTHMFLEEQVDHIVQLATGKMMNA, translated from the coding sequence ATGAGAAAAATTATCATTGCTATAGATGGCTATTCGGCCTGCGGCAAAAGTTCAACGGCGAAACGAGTGGCGGCGGCCCTCAATTATGGATATGTGGACACAGGAGCCATGTATCGCTCGGTTACATTATATTTTTTAGAGCATTACATAGACCTGACCAATCCTAAATCGGTCAGTAAAGCTCTGAGTGATATTAGCATTACTTTTCACCACAATGAATCCAATGGACAAAGCGAAACCTTCCTAAACGGATTAAACGTAGAGGATAAAATTCGCGAGATGGAGATTTCTCAAAAAGTAAGTGAGGTAGCAGCCATCAAAGCCGTACGAGAAGCGATGGTTAAGCAGCAGCAAAAGATGGGTAAATCAAAAGGCATCGTAATGGATGGACGGGACATTGGTTCGGTCGTTTTTCCTGAGGCGGAATTAAAAATCTTTATGAATGCGGACTTTGATGTACGCGCAGAGCGTAGACAGAAGGAGCTCTTTGATAAGGACAATTTGGTAGATCTGGATGAGGTAAAAGAAAATCTGCGAAAAAGAGACAAGATTGACACTACCCGAGAAGAGAGCCCGCTGATTAAACCAAAAGATAGCGTAGAAGTGGATACTACACACATGTTTTTAGAAGAGCAGGTAGACCATATTGTACAATTGGCTACAGGAAAAATGATGAATGCTTAG